A window of the Candidatus Woesearchaeota archaeon genome harbors these coding sequences:
- a CDS encoding diphthine--ammonia ligase — MNKNNVSSTTKIGILFSGGKDSTFTVYYYTIQGWDVKCLITLKSKNKASYMFHTPNIDITKLQAQAMELPLIEQTTKGEKETELQDLKKAFEKAKKQYKIEGIAVGAVASDYQAERVNRICEELQLKCFAPLWHKNQELLLKDMIDNGFCIIIQSIAAYGLTKQWLGRQITKDALNELMTLHTKFGLHPAGEGGEYESLVLDAPIFKKKLVIKKATPIIEDENTGILLIEKIALKKKQTLFKQHK, encoded by the coding sequence ATGAATAAAAATAATGTTTCTTCAACTACAAAAATAGGAATTTTATTTTCAGGAGGTAAAGATTCAACTTTTACAGTCTATTACTACACGATCCAAGGATGGGATGTGAAATGCTTAATTACTTTAAAATCCAAAAATAAAGCATCGTATATGTTTCATACTCCTAATATTGACATTACAAAACTACAAGCTCAAGCAATGGAACTTCCCTTAATTGAGCAAACAACAAAAGGTGAAAAAGAAACAGAATTGCAGGATTTGAAAAAGGCATTTGAAAAAGCAAAAAAACAATATAAGATTGAAGGTATTGCTGTAGGCGCAGTAGCTTCAGACTATCAAGCTGAACGCGTTAATAGAATCTGCGAGGAATTGCAACTCAAGTGTTTTGCTCCTTTATGGCATAAAAATCAAGAACTTTTATTGAAAGACATGATTGACAATGGATTTTGTATTATTATCCAAAGCATTGCAGCGTATGGATTAACAAAACAATGGTTAGGAAGGCAAATAACAAAAGATGCTTTGAATGAATTAATGACATTGCATACTAAGTTTGGTTTGCACCCAGCAGGTGAAGGTGGAGAATACGAATCATTAGTTCTTGATGCTCCAATCTTTAAGAAAAAATTAGTAATAAAAAAAGCAACACCAATAATAGAAGATGAAAATACAGGAATTTTGCTTATTGAAAAAATAGCACTCAAGAAAAAACAAACATTATTTAAACAACATAAATAA
- a CDS encoding response regulator → MVSLPLVLVVEDSDGFIKTIQRTLEPAFRRYEWRYATTVASAQTILDERLSDVNAVFLDGKLGSEYTWQLARDIRAKYRFNGTMIYIGGSEIPKGLESLFTECKPKADPLNDSFVKAMKYQQELLEVVQKYLK, encoded by the coding sequence ATGGTCAGTTTACCTTTAGTATTAGTCGTTGAAGATAGTGACGGATTTATCAAAACTATTCAAAGAACTCTTGAACCAGCTTTTAGGCGATATGAATGGCGTTATGCAACAACAGTAGCATCTGCTCAAACTATTTTAGATGAAAGACTATCTGATGTAAACGCAGTTTTTCTTGATGGTAAATTAGGCAGTGAGTATACGTGGCAGCTAGCGCGTGATATTAGAGCAAAATATCGGTTTAATGGTACGATGATTTATATTGGTGGCAGTGAAATACCTAAAGGATTAGAATCACTTTTTACAGAATGCAAGCCGAAGGCTGATCCGCTCAATGATAGTTTTGTTAAAGCTATGAAATACCAACAAGAATTACTAGAAGTAGTACAGAAGTATTTAAAATAA